One genomic window of Angustibacter sp. Root456 includes the following:
- a CDS encoding DctP family TRAP transporter solute-binding subunit — MKLTVTRPAAAVAAATLCLVLGACSQLQSAATGKSEGDGPRQLLLGHGAAPGNPRTVAADAFAQEVKDKTSGRITVQVQGSEQLGSDTQMLQSVRAGTLDLSANSQGPLSASVPEAALIGLPFLFDDSETAYKVLDGPVGDQLAALAEKQGIKVLAWWDNGIRNITNNKRPITSPKDVAGLKIRTPDDPMTVDIFKALGANPTPLAFGELYLALRQGTVDGQENPLTNIASAKLNEVQKYLAMTGHKYESTPFVMSLKTWNSLSAKDQKVVQQAADDARDKQRRLMQEQDKQLQTELAKTMKITTPDKEPFRQATASVYDTWSKKYPELVKALQDAAQG; from the coding sequence ATGAAGCTCACAGTGACCCGGCCCGCCGCAGCCGTCGCGGCAGCCACCCTCTGCCTGGTGCTCGGGGCCTGCAGTCAGCTGCAGTCGGCCGCGACCGGCAAGAGCGAGGGCGACGGCCCGCGTCAGCTGCTGCTGGGGCACGGCGCCGCGCCGGGCAACCCCCGCACCGTCGCCGCGGACGCCTTCGCCCAAGAGGTCAAGGACAAGACGAGCGGCCGGATCACCGTGCAGGTGCAGGGCTCAGAGCAGCTGGGCTCCGACACGCAGATGCTCCAGTCGGTGCGAGCCGGCACGCTCGACCTGTCGGCCAACTCCCAGGGCCCGCTGTCGGCGTCCGTGCCCGAGGCGGCCCTCATCGGCCTGCCGTTCCTGTTCGACGACTCCGAGACCGCCTACAAGGTGCTCGACGGCCCCGTCGGTGACCAGCTCGCGGCGCTCGCCGAGAAGCAGGGCATCAAGGTGCTGGCGTGGTGGGACAACGGCATCCGCAACATCACGAACAACAAGCGACCCATCACCTCCCCGAAGGACGTCGCCGGGCTCAAGATCCGCACGCCTGACGACCCGATGACGGTCGACATCTTCAAGGCGCTCGGTGCCAACCCCACTCCACTGGCCTTCGGTGAGCTCTACCTCGCACTGCGCCAGGGCACCGTGGACGGGCAGGAGAACCCGCTCACCAACATCGCCTCGGCCAAGCTCAACGAGGTGCAGAAGTACCTGGCCATGACCGGTCACAAGTACGAGTCGACGCCGTTCGTCATGAGCCTCAAGACGTGGAACTCGCTGTCGGCAAAGGACCAGAAGGTCGTGCAGCAGGCGGCGGACGACGCGCGCGACAAGCAACGGCGGCTCATGCAGGAGCAGGACAAGCAGCTGCAGACCGAGCTCGCGAAGACCATGAAGATCACCACACCCGACAAGGAGCCGTTCCGCCAGGCCACCGCCTCGGTGTACGACACGTGGTCGAAGAAGTACCCCGAGCTGGTCAAGGCGCTGCAGGACGCGGCGCAGGGCTGA
- a CDS encoding sugar phosphate isomerase/epimerase, giving the protein MTTTATDARVGVSTITFRFRPLDEALRLIAGLGAVEVDLGAIPAVTDHVPVPYGDDPSALLHLLQQNGLRAGAVNADVGDLNDPDYSWEALSQLATPLVELAAAVGGALIVPCGRASYEPFVDVESDLTRIVDNLARLSRLASDRGVRLLVEVLHHKRFVHSVARADEVLDALSQEQIGLLLDVSHVVASDEEPAAWAARRVDRIERVHLRDAVPGDLNLGIGRGVVDFAAVITTLERGGFDGSYILELETHDVAEDEREADARRSRELVLNLVRGAAAEGAA; this is encoded by the coding sequence ATGACCACCACAGCCACGGACGCCCGCGTCGGCGTCTCCACCATCACCTTCCGCTTCCGACCTCTCGACGAGGCGCTGCGCCTCATCGCCGGCCTGGGAGCCGTCGAAGTCGACCTGGGTGCGATCCCCGCGGTCACCGACCACGTTCCCGTGCCCTACGGCGACGACCCCAGCGCGTTGCTGCACCTGCTGCAGCAGAACGGGCTCCGGGCCGGTGCCGTCAACGCGGACGTCGGTGACCTCAACGACCCGGACTACTCGTGGGAGGCGCTGAGCCAGCTGGCCACGCCGCTGGTCGAGCTCGCGGCGGCGGTGGGTGGCGCGCTGATCGTCCCGTGTGGGCGGGCGTCGTACGAGCCGTTCGTCGACGTCGAGAGCGACCTCACGCGCATCGTCGACAACCTCGCGCGACTCAGCCGGCTGGCGTCCGACCGCGGCGTGCGTCTACTCGTGGAGGTCTTGCACCACAAGCGATTTGTGCACAGCGTGGCGCGGGCCGACGAAGTGCTCGACGCGCTGTCGCAGGAGCAGATCGGTCTGCTGCTCGACGTCTCGCACGTGGTCGCCTCCGACGAGGAACCGGCCGCGTGGGCGGCCCGACGGGTCGATCGCATCGAGCGCGTGCACCTGCGTGACGCGGTGCCGGGCGACCTCAACCTCGGCATCGGCCGCGGCGTCGTCGACTTCGCTGCGGTCATCACCACGCTGGAGCGGGGCGGCTTCGACGGCTCGTACATCCTCGAGCTGGAGACGCACGACGTGGCGGAGGACGAGCGCGAGGCCGATGCCCGGCGCAGCCGCGAGCTGGTGCTGAACCTGGTTCGGGGGGCTGCGGCAGAGGGTGCGGCATGA
- a CDS encoding CCA tRNA nucleotidyltransferase — MPAAALQLGERFAAAGHELALVGGSVRDLILGRPVNDLDFTTDARPEQTEQVIAGWADATWDVGRAFGTIGARHRDDTVEITTYRAEAYASESRKPEVAYGESLDDDLVRRDFTINAMALALPAQEFVDPYGGLQDLAAGLIRTPGTPQDSFSDDPLRMLRAARFAAQLGFEVAPEVVAAMSDMAERLSIVSAERVRDELTKLVCAAHPRLGLTLLVDTGLADVVLPELPALRLERDEHHRHKDVYEHTLTVLEQAIDLEDDDVPGPDLVLRLAALLHDIGKPATRRFEPGGGVSFHHHEVVGAKLAAKRLKALRYDKDTVKAVARLVELHLRFHGYGTGEWTDSAVRRYVTDAGPLLSRLHKLTRSDSTTRNARKAARLARTYDDLETRIARLMEAEELAAIRPELDGEQIMAALGLRPGPVVGRAYQHLLQVRLDQGLLGEDAARAELLRWWADQPESTAPTP; from the coding sequence GTGCCTGCCGCGGCGCTGCAGCTCGGCGAGCGGTTCGCCGCCGCCGGCCACGAGCTGGCCCTGGTGGGTGGGTCGGTGCGCGATCTCATCCTCGGGCGCCCGGTGAACGACCTGGATTTCACGACCGACGCGCGGCCGGAGCAGACCGAGCAGGTGATCGCCGGGTGGGCCGACGCCACCTGGGACGTCGGGCGCGCCTTCGGCACGATCGGCGCGCGGCACCGCGATGACACGGTGGAGATCACGACGTACCGCGCGGAGGCCTACGCCAGCGAGTCGCGCAAACCCGAGGTCGCCTACGGCGAGAGCCTCGACGACGACCTCGTGCGCCGCGACTTCACGATCAACGCGATGGCGCTCGCGCTGCCGGCCCAGGAGTTCGTCGACCCGTACGGCGGCCTGCAGGACCTCGCTGCGGGACTGATCCGCACGCCGGGCACGCCGCAGGATTCGTTCAGCGACGACCCGCTGCGCATGCTGCGCGCGGCGCGGTTCGCGGCGCAGCTCGGGTTCGAGGTGGCGCCCGAGGTGGTGGCCGCGATGAGCGACATGGCCGAGCGGCTGTCGATCGTCTCGGCCGAGCGCGTGCGTGACGAGCTCACCAAGCTGGTCTGCGCGGCCCACCCTCGGCTCGGCCTGACGTTGCTGGTCGACACCGGCCTGGCCGACGTCGTCCTGCCCGAGCTGCCCGCGCTGCGGCTCGAGCGCGACGAGCACCACCGGCACAAGGACGTCTACGAGCACACCCTGACCGTGCTCGAGCAGGCGATCGACCTCGAGGACGACGACGTGCCCGGCCCCGACCTCGTGCTGCGCCTCGCCGCGCTGCTGCACGACATCGGCAAGCCGGCGACGCGGCGCTTCGAGCCGGGGGGTGGGGTGTCGTTCCACCACCACGAGGTGGTCGGCGCGAAGCTCGCCGCGAAGCGGCTCAAGGCCCTGCGCTACGACAAGGACACGGTGAAGGCGGTGGCGCGGCTGGTCGAGCTGCACCTGCGTTTCCACGGCTACGGCACCGGTGAGTGGACCGACTCGGCCGTGCGCCGGTACGTCACGGACGCCGGCCCCCTGCTCTCGCGGCTGCACAAGCTGACGCGGTCGGACTCCACGACCCGCAACGCGCGCAAGGCCGCCCGGCTCGCGCGCACCTACGACGACCTCGAGACGCGCATCGCCCGGCTCATGGAGGCCGAGGAGCTGGCCGCGATCCGTCCCGAGCTCGACGGCGAGCAGATCATGGCCGCGCTCGGCCTGCGGCCCGGCCCCGTCGTCGGGCGCGCCTACCAGCACCTGCTGCAGGTGCGGCTCGACCAGGGCCTGCTCGGTGAGGACGCCGCGCGCGCCGAGCTGCTGCGGTGGTGGGCCGACCAGCCCGAGTCGACCGCCCCCACCCCCTGA
- a CDS encoding dihydroxyacetone kinase family protein, with protein MTRLVNDPSSFREDLLEGFLDAYAGRVAGVPGGVVRAQETRPGKVAVVVGGGSGHYPAFCGLVGPGLADGAVVGNVFTSPSADDACSVGRAAHGDSGLLFITGNYAGDVMNFDQAREKLAAEGIRTQTLYVTDDVASAPTDQVARRRGVAGDFVVFKVAGAAAEAGLDLDAVVRVAEHANDRTRTLGVGLQGCTMPGSTEPLFTVPAGRLGVGLGIHGEPGIEERDLLSARDLAELLVDGVLAELPGAGRVSAVLNGLGATKYEELFVVWATVARLLRDRGCTVVEPEVGELVTSLDMAGISLTVVALDDELERFWTAPARTPAFCRGAGLDQFDRASRARPAVISRDDDQQPPVTGSPESAAAGRVAAQALSAALSAVRDAESQLAQLDAVAGDGDHGRGMVRGLTAATAAAQEAVQSAAGIGTVLCRAGRAWAAQAGGTSGVLWGTALQAAGDRLGDVDPVSGSALADAVAAAVEAVATLGKAAPGDKTMLDAAQPFVEALRRNVDVGMAPPEAWRLAVVAATEAAAATASLRPQVGRARPLAERSVGTPDPGAVSFAVCVRAAVEEVSS; from the coding sequence ATGACGCGGCTGGTCAACGACCCCAGCAGCTTCCGCGAGGACCTCCTCGAGGGCTTCCTCGACGCGTACGCCGGCCGCGTCGCGGGGGTGCCCGGTGGCGTGGTGCGCGCTCAAGAGACCCGGCCCGGCAAGGTCGCGGTCGTCGTCGGCGGTGGCTCCGGCCACTACCCCGCCTTCTGCGGGCTCGTGGGCCCTGGCCTGGCCGATGGGGCCGTGGTGGGCAACGTCTTCACCTCGCCGTCCGCCGATGACGCCTGCAGCGTGGGCCGCGCGGCGCACGGCGACAGCGGGCTGCTCTTCATCACGGGCAACTACGCCGGTGACGTCATGAACTTCGACCAGGCCCGCGAGAAGCTGGCCGCAGAGGGCATCCGGACTCAGACCCTCTACGTCACGGACGACGTCGCGAGCGCACCTACCGACCAGGTCGCCCGCCGTCGTGGGGTGGCCGGCGACTTCGTGGTGTTCAAGGTCGCCGGGGCCGCCGCAGAGGCCGGACTCGACCTGGACGCCGTCGTGCGGGTGGCGGAGCACGCCAACGACCGCACCCGGACCCTCGGCGTCGGGCTGCAGGGGTGCACCATGCCCGGCAGCACCGAGCCGCTGTTCACCGTGCCCGCAGGTCGCCTGGGCGTCGGGCTCGGCATCCACGGCGAGCCCGGCATCGAGGAGCGCGATCTGCTCTCGGCGCGCGACCTGGCCGAGCTGCTCGTCGACGGCGTGCTCGCCGAGCTCCCGGGGGCCGGCCGCGTGAGCGCGGTGCTGAACGGTCTGGGCGCCACCAAGTACGAGGAGCTGTTCGTCGTCTGGGCGACGGTGGCGCGGCTGCTGCGTGATCGTGGCTGCACGGTCGTGGAGCCTGAGGTCGGCGAGCTGGTCACGAGCCTCGACATGGCGGGGATCTCGCTGACGGTGGTCGCTCTGGACGACGAGCTGGAGCGGTTCTGGACGGCGCCTGCGCGCACGCCCGCGTTCTGTCGCGGCGCGGGGCTGGACCAGTTCGACAGGGCGTCACGCGCCCGTCCGGCGGTCATCTCCCGCGACGACGACCAGCAGCCGCCGGTCACCGGATCGCCAGAGTCGGCGGCCGCCGGTCGCGTTGCGGCACAGGCGCTGTCGGCTGCGCTCTCCGCCGTCCGCGACGCGGAGTCGCAGCTGGCTCAGCTCGACGCGGTAGCCGGGGACGGCGACCACGGACGCGGCATGGTGCGTGGGCTCACCGCGGCCACGGCGGCGGCGCAGGAGGCCGTCCAGTCGGCCGCCGGGATCGGCACGGTGCTCTGCCGCGCCGGGCGCGCGTGGGCCGCGCAGGCGGGGGGGACGTCGGGCGTCCTATGGGGCACTGCGCTGCAGGCAGCCGGCGACCGCCTCGGTGACGTCGACCCCGTCAGCGGGTCAGCCCTCGCCGACGCGGTGGCCGCGGCGGTCGAGGCGGTAGCCACGCTGGGCAAGGCCGCCCCCGGAGACAAGACCATGCTCGACGCCGCCCAGCCGTTCGTCGAGGCGTTGCGGCGCAACGTCGATGTCGGGATGGCGCCGCCCGAGGCGTGGAGGCTGGCCGTGGTCGCCGCCACCGAAGCGGCGGCGGCCACGGCGTCCCTGCGCCCCCAGGTCGGGCGCGCCCGCCCCCTGGCCGAACGCAGCGTCGGCACGCCAGACCCAGGAGCGGTGTCGTTCGCGGTCTGCGTGCGCGCCGCCGTCGAGGAGGTCAGCTCGTGA
- a CDS encoding ribose-5-phosphate isomerase encodes MSTQPPGRWRVVVGSDDAGYEYKERLKADLLADPRVSEVVDVGVGPDGHTAYPHVAVEAARKVAVGDVDRALLVCGTGLGVAISANKVPGVRAVTAHDSFSVERAVLSNDAQVLCFGQRVIGIELARRLAREWLGYEFDASSPSAEKVAALQGYDEAREAR; translated from the coding sequence GTGAGCACGCAGCCCCCAGGACGTTGGCGCGTCGTGGTCGGGAGTGACGACGCCGGCTACGAGTACAAGGAGCGGCTGAAGGCCGACCTGCTCGCCGACCCGCGGGTCAGCGAGGTGGTGGACGTCGGCGTCGGCCCCGACGGTCACACCGCCTACCCGCACGTCGCCGTCGAGGCCGCCCGCAAGGTCGCCGTTGGTGACGTCGACCGCGCGTTGCTCGTGTGCGGCACGGGCCTGGGTGTGGCGATCTCCGCCAACAAGGTGCCCGGGGTGCGGGCGGTCACCGCGCACGACAGCTTCTCGGTCGAGCGAGCTGTCCTGAGCAACGACGCCCAGGTGCTCTGCTTCGGCCAGCGCGTGATCGGCATCGAGCTGGCCCGCCGCCTCGCGCGCGAGTGGCTGGGCTACGAGTTCGACGCGTCGTCACCATCAGCCGAGAAGGTGGCCGCGCTGCAGGGCTACGACGAAGCGAGGGAGGCCAGATGA
- a CDS encoding transketolase gives MSQVSTVPARPGVERLATCRDAAYRIRMGVLEQGEAQGEGYVGQGLGAADVLAVLYADVLHHRADDPDWADRDRFLLSTGHYALLMYAALAEAGVIPREELTTYAADGSRLPMSAMSTYTPGVEISGGSLGHGLGLAVGHALGLRHQGRVDQRVFCLFSDGELNEGSTWEAAMSASSWELGNLVGIVDMNGLQADGRTSDVLRNEPQVDRWTAFGWDAQRVDGNDVGALLEAFDCATSRAGAHGRPQVLVCDTTVGKGVPLLENRERLHFMKIAPEEWPVCKDQLTAGYSRGRHS, from the coding sequence ATGAGCCAGGTGTCGACGGTGCCCGCGCGCCCAGGCGTCGAGCGGTTGGCGACGTGCAGGGACGCGGCCTACCGCATCCGGATGGGCGTGCTGGAGCAGGGCGAGGCGCAGGGTGAGGGCTATGTCGGGCAGGGTCTCGGCGCGGCCGACGTCCTGGCCGTGCTGTACGCCGACGTGCTGCACCACCGCGCCGACGATCCCGACTGGGCCGACCGTGACCGGTTCCTGCTCTCGACCGGTCACTACGCGCTCCTGATGTACGCGGCGCTGGCCGAGGCCGGCGTCATCCCGCGCGAGGAGCTCACGACCTACGCGGCCGACGGCTCGCGCCTGCCGATGTCGGCGATGTCGACCTACACGCCCGGGGTCGAGATCTCCGGGGGTTCGCTGGGTCACGGGCTCGGGCTGGCCGTCGGTCACGCGCTCGGCCTGCGGCACCAGGGCCGGGTCGACCAGCGGGTGTTCTGCTTGTTCTCCGACGGCGAGCTCAACGAGGGCTCGACGTGGGAGGCGGCCATGAGCGCCTCGAGCTGGGAGCTGGGCAACCTCGTGGGCATCGTCGACATGAACGGCTTGCAGGCCGACGGACGCACGAGCGACGTCCTGCGCAACGAGCCGCAGGTCGACCGCTGGACGGCGTTCGGCTGGGACGCCCAGCGCGTCGACGGCAACGACGTCGGCGCCCTGCTCGAGGCCTTCGACTGCGCGACGAGCCGGGCAGGCGCCCACGGGCGCCCGCAGGTGCTGGTCTGCGACACGACGGTCGGCAAGGGCGTGCCCCTGCTCGAGAACCGCGAGCGGCTGCACTTCATGAAGATCGCACCCGAGGAGTGGCCGGTCTGCAAGGACCAGCTCACCGCCGGGTACTCGCGAGGGAGGCACTCATGA
- a CDS encoding GntR family transcriptional regulator: MANTSSDGVRRLTLDRTTLREQCLTMLRSAITAGELPAGTRLVETELSASFGISRGTLREALRALQQEGLVVASDGGLRVRAVESRELHEIFAVRAALEALAVDILCSMPDRTDVTARLRAALRAMDDQAGDLAQQAEADLEFHHLLCELTTNETLVRSWEFLSGHVRATIMRAGPERALHNMNVARHSPIVDAIEFGDAERASRIVREHMHEAADRLSSALADATSASAATSPH, encoded by the coding sequence GTGGCGAACACCAGCTCTGACGGGGTCCGGCGACTGACGCTCGACCGCACGACGCTGCGCGAGCAGTGCCTCACGATGCTGCGCTCGGCGATCACCGCTGGCGAGCTGCCCGCCGGAACCCGCCTGGTCGAGACCGAGCTCAGCGCGTCGTTCGGGATCAGCCGCGGCACGCTGCGCGAAGCACTGCGGGCCCTCCAGCAGGAAGGGCTGGTCGTCGCGAGCGACGGCGGCCTGCGCGTGCGGGCTGTCGAGTCGCGCGAGCTGCACGAGATCTTCGCCGTGCGCGCCGCCCTGGAGGCGCTGGCCGTCGACATCCTGTGCTCGATGCCCGACCGCACCGACGTCACCGCGCGCCTGCGCGCGGCGCTACGAGCGATGGACGACCAAGCCGGTGACCTGGCGCAGCAGGCCGAGGCCGACCTGGAGTTCCACCACCTGCTCTGCGAGCTGACGACCAACGAGACCCTCGTGCGGTCGTGGGAGTTCCTCAGCGGGCACGTGCGAGCCACGATCATGCGCGCCGGCCCCGAACGCGCGCTGCACAACATGAACGTGGCCCGCCACTCACCGATCGTCGACGCGATCGAGTTCGGCGACGCCGAGCGCGCCTCACGCATCGTGCGCGAGCACATGCACGAGGCCGCCGACCGGCTGTCGAGCGCGCTGGCCGACGCCACCTCCGCGAGCGCCGCGACGTCGCCCCACTGA
- a CDS encoding TRAP transporter large permease encodes MTPVIIAFVVFFGLLLLEVPVAYSLLIGTSVAVVFGGMVPIDIVVQRSFASTESFLLLAVPFFILAGDLLASGKLGTQLVTLAARLVGRFHGGLGQASVVTSMAFAGVSGSAVADASGIGSVLIPWQKREGYPARFAAAVNAASSTIGVIIPPSIPMIVYAAVSNVSVASLFVAGILPGVLVGATQMALCWWVAKRNDYPRRSQPFDFRALVKDFLKALPAILMPVLVIGALVGGVATVTEVSVVAAVYALLLRMFLYRDLSVGQLVRTLATTGIATGVVMWLIMTSTALGWLLTVSQLPQHLSQWFLAAGVGGFGVILFMNVVLLVAGMFLDMPAAILLLAPVFIPMAQAVHLDLVQLGIIMTLNLAIGLFTPPVGTTLYISTALAGEKIERVARTLMPFYAVSLVTLLLVSYVPAFTITP; translated from the coding sequence ATGACTCCCGTGATCATCGCGTTCGTCGTCTTCTTCGGGCTCCTTCTGCTCGAGGTGCCGGTGGCCTACAGCCTGCTCATCGGCACGAGCGTCGCCGTGGTCTTCGGCGGCATGGTGCCGATCGACATCGTCGTACAGCGCTCGTTCGCCTCGACCGAGAGCTTCCTGCTACTGGCCGTGCCGTTCTTCATCCTCGCAGGAGACCTGCTGGCCTCCGGCAAGCTCGGAACGCAGCTCGTCACCTTGGCGGCCAGGCTGGTCGGACGCTTCCACGGCGGCCTCGGACAGGCGTCCGTCGTGACGTCGATGGCGTTCGCAGGGGTGTCCGGCTCGGCTGTCGCCGACGCGTCGGGCATCGGGTCGGTGCTCATCCCGTGGCAGAAGCGCGAGGGCTACCCCGCCCGCTTCGCTGCTGCGGTCAACGCCGCCAGCTCCACGATCGGCGTCATCATCCCGCCGTCGATTCCGATGATCGTCTACGCCGCGGTGTCCAACGTGTCGGTAGCGTCCCTCTTCGTCGCAGGCATCCTGCCCGGAGTGCTCGTGGGCGCCACCCAGATGGCGCTGTGCTGGTGGGTCGCCAAGCGCAACGACTACCCCCGCCGCTCGCAGCCATTCGACTTCAGGGCGCTGGTGAAGGACTTCCTGAAGGCGCTGCCGGCGATCCTCATGCCGGTGCTCGTCATCGGCGCTCTCGTCGGCGGTGTCGCCACCGTCACGGAGGTGTCGGTGGTCGCGGCCGTGTACGCGCTGCTGCTGCGCATGTTCCTCTACCGCGACCTGTCGGTAGGCCAGCTCGTGCGCACGCTGGCCACCACCGGAATCGCCACCGGAGTCGTCATGTGGCTGATCATGACGTCGACGGCGCTGGGCTGGCTGCTCACCGTGAGCCAGCTGCCGCAGCACCTCTCGCAGTGGTTCCTAGCTGCTGGAGTCGGTGGGTTCGGCGTCATCCTGTTCATGAACGTGGTGCTGCTGGTCGCGGGCATGTTCCTCGACATGCCGGCCGCGATCCTGCTGCTCGCGCCGGTGTTCATCCCCATGGCGCAGGCAGTGCACCTGGACCTCGTGCAGCTCGGGATCATCATGACCCTGAACCTGGCGATCGGGCTGTTCACCCCACCCGTCGGCACGACGTTGTACATCTCCACAGCCCTTGCGGGAGAGAAGATCGAGCGCGTCGCGCGCACGCTGATGCCGTTCTACGCGGTCAGCCTCGTGACGCTCCTGCTCGTGTCGTACGTGCCCGCGTTCACCATCACCCCCTGA
- a CDS encoding SDR family NAD(P)-dependent oxidoreductase, with protein MNYQTGVGQRTAVVTGVASPRGIGYATAKRYAAEGWAVAALDIDGVAVKEAAEAISAEHGVPVLAVHVDVTSEDSVEAAARAVAESDLPPVGALANVAGLPSPVPFLEVSLDLWHRVLDVNVTGVFLLSRAFLPQMIEGGYGRVVNMSSVSAQMGGGVFSKTPYSAAKAAVLGLTRSLAREMAPHGITVNAIAPGIVDTDIRAGASDAENEARLSASVPLGRQASADEVAALYVWLSSADAAYITGCTHNINGGQYIA; from the coding sequence ATGAACTACCAGACAGGCGTGGGCCAGCGGACTGCCGTCGTCACGGGCGTCGCCTCGCCGCGCGGCATCGGGTACGCGACGGCCAAGCGCTACGCAGCGGAGGGCTGGGCCGTCGCCGCCCTCGACATCGACGGCGTGGCCGTCAAGGAGGCGGCGGAGGCGATCAGCGCCGAGCACGGGGTGCCGGTGCTCGCGGTGCACGTCGACGTCACCTCGGAGGACTCGGTGGAGGCAGCGGCCCGAGCCGTGGCGGAGTCGGACCTCCCGCCGGTCGGGGCCTTGGCGAACGTCGCCGGCCTGCCGTCACCCGTGCCCTTCCTCGAGGTGTCGCTCGACCTGTGGCACAGGGTGCTGGACGTCAACGTCACCGGTGTCTTCCTGCTCTCGCGGGCCTTCCTGCCGCAGATGATCGAGGGCGGGTACGGCCGCGTCGTCAACATGTCGTCGGTATCGGCGCAGATGGGTGGCGGCGTGTTCTCCAAGACCCCGTACTCCGCCGCCAAGGCCGCGGTGCTCGGGCTCACGAGGTCGCTGGCGCGCGAGATGGCGCCCCACGGCATCACGGTGAACGCCATCGCCCCCGGCATCGTCGACACCGACATCCGCGCGGGTGCGAGCGACGCCGAGAACGAGGCTCGCCTGTCGGCGTCCGTCCCGCTGGGACGTCAGGCCAGTGCCGACGAGGTGGCGGCGCTCTACGTGTGGCTGTCGAGCGCGGACGCCGCCTACATCACGGGCTGCACGCACAACATCAACGGCGGCCAGTACATCGCCTGA
- a CDS encoding TRAP transporter small permease, translating to MSSSAPVSSDGADGPAAPPETPAAPASRSVRVVRGLDRALVVGAGFVSVACLMIVGVTLFVSVVLRYLSGASLPFATELPTFLFPWLVCSGIVAAAGAGGHLAVDFFVERMPKVAQRVVRTLMWLLVTLTLVIITLAALRLRGSYAHQNTPILGWPAVLSYLSFPLALLALLVHAVGRFVAALLGHPPLPSFLGEAETVGADAAADAEADAELASLTQEGR from the coding sequence ATGTCGTCGTCAGCCCCTGTGAGCTCGGACGGCGCGGACGGCCCCGCGGCGCCACCGGAGACCCCGGCGGCCCCCGCGAGCCGGTCCGTCCGCGTCGTCCGCGGTCTCGACCGCGCCCTGGTGGTAGGGGCCGGGTTCGTGTCGGTCGCCTGCTTAATGATCGTCGGGGTCACGTTGTTCGTCTCGGTGGTGCTGCGGTACCTCTCCGGTGCCAGCCTGCCCTTCGCGACCGAGCTGCCGACGTTCCTCTTCCCATGGCTGGTGTGCAGCGGCATCGTCGCTGCCGCCGGTGCGGGCGGCCACCTCGCGGTCGACTTCTTCGTCGAGCGCATGCCGAAGGTCGCTCAACGCGTCGTGCGGACGCTCATGTGGCTGCTCGTCACCCTGACGCTCGTGATCATCACGTTGGCGGCCCTGCGGCTGCGAGGAAGCTACGCCCACCAGAACACGCCGATCCTCGGCTGGCCGGCGGTCCTCAGCTACCTGTCGTTCCCGCTCGCTCTGCTGGCGTTGCTCGTGCACGCGGTCGGTCGCTTCGTCGCCGCGCTGCTGGGACACCCACCGCTGCCGTCGTTCCTCGGCGAGGCCGAGACCGTGGGGGCCGACGCCGCTGCGGATGCCGAAGCCGACGCCGAGCTGGCGTCACTCACTCAGGAGGGCCGCTGA